A single window of Caldimicrobium thiodismutans DNA harbors:
- a CDS encoding LptM family lipoprotein: MKNFFSFFFLITILLSGCGRKAPPLPISQSIPKAPQLNVEATPFGFNLWITLPSETQGGNPLNKITSLIIEREEFNENLPQKPKVKHFKLKPKLHSAGRLILYSDSDLKPGFRYTYRLKLKKDFLVETPFQEERVVYWTDPPGLIEDIKWQINEEGFLLLSWAPPLLDVKGNPLSGSIFYHVERYINENLETYEVKEAIFKDKVSTQIKVCYRIQPLLNFKGTLIPGPKSESICYP, encoded by the coding sequence ATGAAAAATTTTTTCAGCTTTTTCTTCTTAATAACAATTCTTCTTTCCGGTTGCGGAAGAAAGGCCCCTCCTCTCCCTATCTCTCAGAGTATTCCCAAAGCGCCTCAGCTTAATGTTGAAGCAACCCCCTTTGGCTTTAATCTCTGGATTACCCTTCCTTCAGAGACACAAGGTGGCAACCCCTTAAATAAGATCACATCTCTAATCATAGAAAGGGAAGAATTTAATGAAAACTTGCCTCAAAAGCCAAAGGTTAAGCACTTCAAACTTAAACCCAAGCTTCATTCAGCTGGAAGACTAATCCTTTATTCTGACTCTGACCTCAAGCCAGGCTTCCGTTATACCTATCGCCTAAAACTTAAAAAAGACTTCCTTGTGGAGACACCCTTTCAAGAAGAAAGGGTAGTTTACTGGACAGATCCTCCGGGTCTTATTGAAGATATAAAGTGGCAGATAAATGAAGAGGGATTTCTTCTCTTGAGCTGGGCTCCACCTCTTCTTGATGTAAAGGGAAATCCCTTGAGCGGATCTATTTTTTACCATGTAGAGCGCTATATCAATGAAAATCTTGAGACCTACGAGGTTAAAGAGGCAATTTTTAAGGACAAAGTTTCAACTCAAATCAAGGTCTGTTATAGAATTCAGCCCCTTTTAAATTTTAAGGGCACTCTTATTCCTGGTCCAAAAAGTGAATCTATCTGTTACCCTTAA
- the rsmD gene encoding 16S rRNA (guanine(966)-N(2))-methyltransferase RsmD: protein MQITGGKFKGQKLFTPSSKSLEIRPLRSRIRKALFDIIGNNLEGQKVLDLFAGTGALGIEALSRSANLVIFVDSSPQSIELIKKNLNKLRIDEKAIVLKLKLPEGFENIVTLSINSKLLFDIVFVTPPYEKGLSLKTLERLPTEILKEDTLIVVEERDKVYLPERMGNFQLLKKKTYGETALFFYKIEAPLIFLKGNR, encoded by the coding sequence TTGCAGATAACTGGTGGCAAATTTAAAGGTCAAAAGCTTTTTACCCCATCTTCTAAATCCCTTGAGATAAGACCATTAAGAAGTAGAATTCGCAAGGCCCTTTTTGATATTATAGGAAATAACCTTGAGGGCCAGAAGGTCTTAGATTTATTTGCGGGAACAGGGGCCCTCGGAATCGAAGCCCTCTCCCGTTCAGCTAATTTAGTGATCTTTGTTGATTCAAGCCCCCAAAGTATAGAATTAATTAAAAAAAATCTTAACAAACTAAGAATAGACGAAAAAGCTATAGTTTTAAAACTCAAGCTTCCAGAGGGATTTGAAAATATAGTAACACTTTCCATAAATTCTAAGCTTTTATTTGATATAGTTTTTGTGACACCACCCTATGAAAAGGGCCTTTCTCTTAAAACTTTGGAAAGATTGCCAACGGAGATTTTGAAAGAGGATACCCTAATCGTTGTAGAAGAGAGAGACAAAGTCTATTTACCAGAAAGAATGGGTAATTTTCAACTTTTAAAAAAGAAAACTTATGGAGAAACAGCACTCTTTTTTTACAAAATAGAGGCCCCGTTAATTTTCCTTAAGGGTAACAGATAG
- a CDS encoding fused MFS/spermidine synthase codes for MTGSFWWRERIFKDFGHSYAVELVFEEKALQKVQIFKNPSWGYFLVLDGIVQFTERDEYIYHETITLLPLGLLSESPEDILIIGGGDGGVLREIQKIPEIKKIVQYEVDKLVFDLSQKYFFKISGDYEDPRVNFIIKDGYLGLKESAEASFDLVIVDCTDPVGPAKTLYTQEFYAEVKRVLKPHGVFIQQASLPVYFPHVLKEAYSNSKEVFPYLKVARAYVPCYGEEIAFLVGALENKPWFTPFKNYHGRYYHPGLNPYYFSLPANWLKLIA; via the coding sequence TTGACTGGAAGTTTTTGGTGGCGAGAGAGAATTTTCAAAGACTTTGGCCATAGCTACGCTGTTGAATTAGTCTTTGAGGAAAAGGCCCTTCAGAAGGTCCAGATTTTTAAAAATCCCTCCTGGGGCTATTTTCTTGTCTTAGATGGCATTGTCCAGTTTACCGAGCGGGACGAGTATATCTATCACGAAACCATTACTCTTTTACCTCTGGGGCTCCTTTCTGAATCCCCAGAGGATATTCTTATTATTGGTGGAGGAGATGGGGGAGTTTTGCGAGAAATTCAAAAAATTCCCGAGATAAAAAAAATTGTTCAATATGAGGTTGACAAATTAGTTTTTGACCTTTCTCAAAAGTATTTTTTTAAAATTAGTGGTGACTACGAAGATCCAAGGGTAAATTTTATAATCAAAGATGGGTATCTTGGCCTTAAAGAAAGTGCAGAGGCCTCCTTTGACCTTGTTATCGTGGACTGCACCGATCCTGTAGGGCCAGCTAAAACCCTTTATACTCAGGAATTTTATGCAGAGGTCAAACGAGTTTTAAAACCTCATGGTGTTTTTATTCAACAGGCAAGTTTACCTGTTTATTTTCCCCATGTCTTAAAGGAGGCTTACTCCAATTCCAAGGAGGTTTTTCCATACCTTAAGGTAGCCCGGGCCTATGTGCCATGCTATGGTGAGGAAATTGCCTTTTTAGTGGGAGCTCTGGAGAATAAGCCCTGGTTCACCCCTTTTAAAAATTATCATGGCAGATATTATCATCCAGGGTTAAATCCCTATTATTTTTCTCTGCCTGCTAACTGGTTGAAACTTATTGCTTGA